In a genomic window of Aeromonas veronii:
- a CDS encoding NAD(P)H-binding protein, whose amino-acid sequence MSRILIAGASGLIGRELVQQLPAELELTLLCRKPGKEAHHWLPVNFDDLASVTLSRPVDIAFCALGTTRKEAGSAEAFRRVDLDYVLAFAELARRHGCQRLIVVSSMGANASSPVLYPRTKGEMEQALLAQSWPRLAIVRPAMLLGDRQPPRLSEQIFQTIYPLFRPLLVGKLARWRAIEARQVAHAMIVLSTLPAGCEIVENEQLLAL is encoded by the coding sequence ATGAGCCGGATCCTGATTGCCGGAGCCAGCGGCCTGATCGGTCGCGAACTGGTGCAGCAACTGCCTGCCGAACTTGAACTGACCCTGCTCTGTCGCAAACCGGGCAAGGAGGCGCACCACTGGCTGCCGGTCAATTTTGATGATCTGGCCAGCGTCACCCTCTCCCGCCCGGTCGATATCGCCTTTTGTGCCCTCGGCACCACCCGCAAGGAGGCAGGCTCTGCCGAGGCGTTCCGCCGGGTCGATCTCGACTATGTACTCGCCTTTGCCGAGCTGGCCCGCCGCCACGGTTGTCAGCGGCTGATCGTGGTCTCGAGCATGGGCGCCAACGCATCTTCCCCGGTCCTCTATCCGCGCACCAAGGGGGAGATGGAGCAGGCACTGCTGGCCCAATCCTGGCCGCGGCTCGCCATCGTGCGGCCAGCCATGTTGCTGGGGGATCGCCAGCCACCGCGCCTCTCCGAGCAGATCTTTCAGACCATCTACCCGCTGTTTCGACCGCTGCTGGTGGGCAAGCTCGCCCGCTGGCGCGCCATCGAGGCCCGTCAGGTGGCCCACGCCATGATCGTGCTCTCGACCCTGCCCGCCGGGTGCGAGATTGTCGAAAATGAGCAACTGCTGGCCCTCTGA
- a CDS encoding ABC transporter ATP-binding protein encodes MSDLIRLDAVSRRFTLGGSEVAALDRVSLRVAEGEYLAVMGPSGSGKSTLLNVLGLLDRPDEGRYWLGGEDTATLSEPALAQLRGHRIGFVFQSFHLISRLTARENVELPLMLCGIAPAERHRRSQQLLGELGLENRAGHRPAELSGGQRQRVAIARAMAMSPRLIMADEPTGNLDSRSGEEVITLLEGLNREQGITLVVVTHDPRLGERAGRRILMNDGRISTDSTHSGGG; translated from the coding sequence ATGAGTGATCTCATTCGCCTTGATGCCGTCAGCCGTCGTTTCACTCTGGGGGGGAGCGAAGTGGCCGCCCTCGATCGCGTCTCTCTGCGAGTTGCCGAGGGGGAGTATCTGGCGGTGATGGGCCCCTCGGGCTCCGGCAAATCGACTCTGCTCAATGTGCTGGGGCTGCTCGATCGGCCCGATGAGGGGCGTTACTGGCTGGGAGGGGAGGATACCGCCACCCTGTCAGAACCGGCGCTGGCCCAGCTGCGTGGCCATCGCATCGGTTTCGTGTTCCAGTCGTTTCACCTGATCTCCCGCCTCACCGCCCGTGAAAACGTCGAGCTGCCGCTGATGCTGTGCGGGATCGCCCCCGCCGAGCGCCATCGCCGCAGCCAGCAGTTGCTGGGGGAGCTGGGGCTGGAGAACCGGGCCGGACACCGCCCTGCCGAGCTCTCCGGTGGTCAACGTCAGCGGGTAGCCATCGCTCGGGCCATGGCCATGTCACCGCGGCTGATCATGGCCGACGAGCCCACCGGCAATCTCGACTCCCGCTCTGGTGAGGAGGTGATTACCCTGCTGGAGGGGCTCAACCGGGAGCAGGGGATCACGCTGGTGGTGGTGACCCACGATCCGCGCCTCGGTGAACGGGCGGGCAGGCGGATCCTGATGAACGATGGCCGCATCAGCACCGATAGCACTCATAGCGGCGGTGGCTGA
- a CDS encoding ABC transporter permease: MRRPDVIRFAAVALLRQRSRALVLILAVSLSVTSVLLLTALGEGARRYVADQFSSLGKDLLVMFPGRKETTGGLPPVTGNSLRQITLDDMHYLGQHQPNVRLVPLVMGFAEAKQGARLRQTMLLGSSNGLRDTHGLELLSGRWLPGDAAEDRPAVLLGAKVAHELFGQADPVGLWLRFDNRRFRVVGVFTSQSSNLGMDMAEAALIPVGSAMRLFNTEGLFRLLIQPLAGQAVPPLVKRLEQLMQGRHGVLDVTVVRRDAMLATFSTILSTLTLAVAGIGAISLLVSGIMMMNLALISTRQRTGEIGLLKALGADSRQIRQLFLWEALLLSGSGALFGTVLGYALVALAALIWPGFPAAVPLLATLCTIPAALLTGLFFSWLPASRAARQDPVSSLRSGQWSGG; the protein is encoded by the coding sequence ATGCGGCGACCCGATGTTATCCGCTTTGCCGCCGTGGCGTTATTGCGTCAGCGCTCGCGGGCGCTGGTCTTGATCCTGGCGGTGAGTCTGAGCGTCACCTCGGTGCTGCTGCTCACCGCGCTGGGGGAGGGGGCGAGGCGCTATGTGGCCGACCAGTTCAGCTCCCTTGGCAAGGATCTGCTGGTGATGTTCCCGGGCCGCAAGGAGACCACCGGCGGGCTGCCGCCGGTCACCGGCAACAGTCTGCGGCAGATCACTCTCGATGATATGCACTACCTTGGCCAGCATCAGCCAAACGTGCGGCTGGTGCCGCTGGTGATGGGCTTTGCCGAGGCCAAACAGGGGGCGCGGCTGCGCCAGACCATGCTGCTTGGCAGCAGCAACGGGCTGCGCGATACCCACGGGCTGGAGCTGCTCTCCGGCCGCTGGTTGCCGGGGGATGCCGCAGAGGATCGACCGGCCGTCCTGCTCGGGGCCAAGGTGGCCCATGAGCTGTTCGGTCAGGCCGATCCGGTCGGCCTGTGGCTGCGTTTTGACAATCGCCGCTTTCGGGTGGTGGGGGTCTTCACCAGCCAGAGCAGCAATCTGGGGATGGATATGGCCGAGGCCGCGCTGATCCCGGTCGGTAGCGCCATGCGGCTGTTCAACACCGAGGGGCTGTTTCGGCTGCTGATCCAGCCGCTGGCAGGGCAAGCGGTGCCCCCGCTGGTCAAGCGACTGGAGCAGCTGATGCAGGGGCGTCACGGGGTGCTCGATGTGACAGTGGTGCGCCGCGACGCTATGCTGGCCACCTTCTCCACCATTCTCTCGACCCTCACCCTGGCCGTCGCCGGTATCGGTGCCATCAGCCTGCTGGTCTCTGGCATCATGATGATGAATCTGGCGCTGATCAGCACCCGCCAGCGCACCGGCGAGATCGGCCTGCTCAAGGCGCTGGGGGCCGACAGTCGCCAGATCCGCCAGCTGTTTTTGTGGGAGGCGCTGTTGCTGAGCGGCAGTGGCGCGCTGTTTGGCACTGTGTTGGGCTATGCCTTGGTGGCCCTTGCCGCGCTGATCTGGCCCGGTTTTCCGGCGGCGGTCCCTCTGCTCGCGACCCTCTGCACCATACCGGCGGCCCTGCTGACCGGGCTTTTCTTCAGCTGGCTGCCCGCCTCCCGGGCGGCACGGCAAGATCCGGTCAGTAGCCTGCGCAGCGGGCAATGGAGCGGTGGCTGA
- a CDS encoding ABC transporter permease: protein MRAADLLFWLWRALLAGRSRSLLSALGIAIGIASVTLLTGIGEGLRLYLLDSFSQFGTRLIAVTPGKTETAGGPPGILSSSRPLLLEDADALARLPGIEAALPVVQGQGEVRSRGLTRSTAILGTGSAALSGWRLTLVQGRFLPADDSAMPRAYAVLGAKVAAELFPGGDAPGSLLRAGDRRFRVAGVLAPKGQFLGFDLDDMIYLPAAHAQALFNKEGLQEIDVIYRAGQTEADITAQIRRLLIARHGAEDFTLTSQQDMLTSLDKILSIIKLAVGGLGIISLLIGAVGIFSIMSIAQQERIPEVGLLMALGCPRRRILLLFLLEAVVLALLGGAMGLALLGGLKLLLGLLAAGLPLTLHPLYLLLALGCSALVGLLAGVAPALRAVRLDPVVALRGE, encoded by the coding sequence ATGCGCGCCGCCGATCTGCTGTTCTGGTTATGGCGCGCCTTGCTGGCGGGGCGCAGTCGCAGCCTGCTGTCGGCGCTGGGTATCGCCATCGGGATCGCCTCGGTGACCCTGCTCACCGGCATCGGCGAGGGGCTCAGGCTCTATCTGCTCGACAGCTTCTCCCAATTTGGCACCCGGCTGATCGCCGTGACCCCGGGCAAGACCGAAACCGCCGGCGGCCCGCCCGGCATCCTCTCCAGCAGCCGTCCCCTGTTGCTGGAGGATGCCGATGCTCTCGCCAGATTACCGGGTATTGAAGCGGCCCTGCCGGTGGTGCAGGGGCAGGGGGAAGTACGCAGCCGCGGGCTGACCCGCAGTACCGCCATTCTGGGCACCGGTTCGGCTGCGCTCTCCGGCTGGCGACTCACCCTGGTGCAGGGGCGTTTTCTGCCCGCGGACGACAGTGCCATGCCCCGAGCCTATGCGGTGTTGGGTGCCAAGGTGGCGGCAGAGCTGTTTCCCGGTGGCGATGCGCCGGGGAGCCTGCTGCGCGCCGGTGATCGCCGCTTTCGGGTGGCTGGGGTGCTGGCCCCCAAGGGGCAATTTCTCGGCTTTGATCTGGATGACATGATCTATCTGCCCGCCGCTCACGCCCAGGCGCTGTTCAACAAGGAGGGGCTGCAGGAGATCGACGTCATCTATCGCGCCGGACAGACGGAAGCCGATATCACAGCCCAGATCCGGCGGCTGCTGATCGCCCGCCACGGCGCCGAGGATTTCACCCTCACCTCCCAGCAGGACATGCTGACCAGCCTCGACAAGATCCTCTCCATCATCAAGCTGGCGGTTGGCGGGCTCGGCATTATCTCGCTGCTGATCGGGGCGGTCGGCATCTTCAGCATCATGAGCATCGCCCAGCAGGAGCGGATCCCCGAAGTGGGCTTGCTGATGGCGCTGGGGTGTCCGCGACGCCGTATCCTACTGCTGTTCCTGCTCGAAGCCGTGGTGCTTGCGCTGCTGGGCGGGGCTATGGGACTGGCCCTGCTCGGCGGGCTCAAGCTACTGCTCGGATTGCTGGCGGCCGGCTTGCCGCTCACCCTCCATCCTCTCTATCTGCTGCTGGCGCTTGGTTGCAGCGCGCTGGTCGGTCTGCTGGCCGGGGTCGCCCCCGCGCTGCGGGCAGTGCGTCTCGACCCTGTGGTTGCCCTGAGAGGGGAGTGA
- a CDS encoding pyridoxal-dependent decarboxylase — MSDLVYLKDESVNAVRPEFSSRFATVKANFFSRNPDLWPVFREPGFATLNEFRARGLAPDARLNAWPDGRARLADLCETVPVPATMRIPGEPMAELLFAGALSKDWENPSSVENVITMSADPAIYGAQLGILANPNLVYSEYAGVAEELEKKVVRQIALLAGYDPERATGIFTQGGTFCNLYGYLLGIRKSLPDAKQKGLGHYQDYRIINSQGGHYSNITNLSLLGVDIEHKTIRIQVGENNDIDLVDLERTLTACFALKHVVPTIMLTMGTTDTFGVDRVKPVYELRDRLCERFEVAVKPHIHVDAAIGWSMIFFLDYDFAANPLAINSATLAGIERNVARFAELKYADSFTVDFQKWGYVPYTSSLVMIKDQGDLKAMENDPENFSYFERDIQGQTHLQSTIECSRGASGLFGAYAALNYMGVEGYRTVLAHCLQNANYFRFRLSQLGNVKLVAQENQGPSVGFKIYNPEWVSDPEAEFAFELARSSDPAYKARLQRNTDYHRSLFKGRGKVGLYTNWVEAVAHSEYDARGKYSYIAGEKAVFMNPACTREQIDAFIDHIRG; from the coding sequence ATGAGTGACTTAGTTTATCTGAAAGACGAAAGCGTCAATGCCGTCCGCCCCGAGTTCTCCAGTCGGTTTGCCACTGTCAAAGCCAACTTTTTCTCGCGCAATCCCGATCTCTGGCCGGTTTTTCGCGAACCCGGCTTTGCCACCCTCAACGAATTTCGGGCTCGTGGCCTGGCCCCGGATGCGCGTCTGAACGCCTGGCCAGATGGCCGCGCTCGCCTCGCCGATCTCTGCGAGACCGTGCCGGTGCCCGCCACCATGCGCATCCCGGGTGAGCCGATGGCCGAGCTGCTGTTCGCTGGCGCCTTGTCGAAGGATTGGGAGAACCCCTCCAGCGTCGAGAACGTCATCACCATGTCGGCGGATCCTGCCATCTACGGTGCCCAGCTGGGGATCCTGGCCAACCCCAATCTGGTCTACTCCGAGTATGCCGGGGTGGCCGAGGAGCTGGAGAAGAAGGTGGTGCGCCAGATAGCGCTGCTGGCGGGTTATGATCCCGAGCGGGCCACCGGTATTTTCACTCAGGGTGGGACCTTTTGTAACCTCTACGGCTACCTGCTCGGCATTCGCAAGAGCCTGCCGGATGCCAAGCAGAAGGGGCTGGGTCACTATCAGGATTACCGCATCATCAACTCCCAGGGCGGCCACTACTCCAACATCACCAACCTCTCCCTGCTGGGGGTGGACATAGAGCACAAGACCATCCGCATTCAGGTCGGCGAGAACAACGATATTGATCTGGTGGATCTCGAGCGCACCCTGACCGCTTGCTTTGCCCTGAAGCACGTGGTGCCGACCATCATGCTGACCATGGGCACCACCGACACCTTCGGGGTGGATAGAGTCAAGCCGGTCTATGAGTTGCGAGACCGGCTGTGCGAACGGTTCGAAGTGGCGGTCAAGCCACACATCCATGTCGATGCCGCCATCGGCTGGTCGATGATCTTCTTCCTCGATTACGACTTTGCTGCCAACCCACTCGCCATTAACAGCGCCACCCTGGCGGGGATCGAGCGCAACGTGGCGCGCTTTGCCGAGCTGAAATATGCCGACTCCTTCACCGTCGACTTCCAGAAGTGGGGCTATGTGCCCTACACCTCCAGTCTGGTGATGATTAAGGATCAGGGCGATCTCAAGGCGATGGAGAATGACCCGGAGAACTTCTCTTACTTTGAGCGGGACATTCAGGGCCAGACTCACTTGCAATCCACCATCGAGTGCTCCCGCGGCGCGAGCGGTCTGTTTGGTGCTTATGCTGCGCTCAACTACATGGGGGTGGAGGGGTATCGCACCGTGCTGGCCCACTGCCTGCAAAATGCCAACTATTTCCGCTTCCGGTTAAGTCAGCTTGGCAACGTCAAGCTGGTGGCGCAGGAGAATCAGGGGCCGAGCGTCGGCTTCAAGATTTACAACCCCGAGTGGGTGAGCGATCCGGAGGCCGAATTCGCCTTCGAGCTGGCTCGCTCCAGCGATCCTGCTTACAAGGCGCGCTTGCAGCGCAACACCGATTACCACCGCAGCCTGTTCAAGGGGCGCGGCAAGGTGGGGCTCTACACCAACTGGGTGGAGGCGGTGGCCCACTCCGAATACGACGCACGGGGCAAGTACTCCTACATCGCCGGGGAGAAGGCAGTCTTTATGAACCCTGCCTGCACCCGCGAACAGATCGATGCCTTTATCGACCATATTCGCGGTTGA
- a CDS encoding efflux RND transporter periplasmic adaptor subunit, whose protein sequence is MKRGWLWWGSGAVVAVAALAWWWRPQPTPIRLAEVGRGDVLVTVVNTRAGTIKSCQRAGLSLPGGGVVEQIAVKAGERVAQGDLLLTLWSDDIHADLARARAQQALGKTQREERCSEAAYYEREANRLATLLAKNLTSRTLAEQAQNLADTRRYICRASRQQERVDEAQVAQVEARLSERRLLAPFAGVVAEVNSKLGEYMTPSPPGVAMPPVIDLIDDRCLYVSAPIDEVDAARLKVGQSARVLLDAMPGRDFAATVTRIAPYVKELEKQARTVEVEAALTALPADVPLLIGYSADLEVEVTRATDVLRVAASSRADDGSVLRLEGDKLVRVVPRWGVENWNWIEVAEGLATGDRLAAQPGQIVGEGPFSAATEQTDE, encoded by the coding sequence ATGAAGAGAGGTTGGTTGTGGTGGGGAAGTGGTGCCGTGGTAGCGGTGGCCGCTCTGGCATGGTGGTGGCGACCACAGCCGACGCCGATCAGACTGGCTGAGGTCGGGCGGGGGGATGTGCTGGTCACTGTGGTCAACACCCGGGCTGGCACCATCAAGTCTTGTCAGCGGGCCGGACTCAGTCTGCCCGGTGGTGGCGTGGTGGAGCAGATCGCCGTCAAGGCCGGAGAGCGGGTGGCGCAGGGAGATCTGCTGCTGACCCTCTGGAGTGACGATATTCACGCCGATCTCGCCCGGGCCCGCGCCCAGCAGGCCCTTGGCAAGACCCAGCGCGAGGAGCGTTGCAGCGAGGCGGCCTACTACGAGCGGGAGGCCAACCGGCTGGCCACCTTGCTGGCCAAAAACCTCACCTCCCGCACCCTCGCCGAGCAGGCCCAGAATCTGGCCGATACCCGCCGCTATATCTGCCGCGCATCCCGTCAGCAGGAGCGGGTTGACGAGGCTCAGGTCGCCCAGGTGGAGGCACGCTTGAGCGAGCGCCGCTTGCTGGCGCCGTTTGCCGGAGTGGTGGCGGAGGTCAACAGCAAGCTGGGCGAATACATGACCCCCTCACCGCCCGGAGTGGCCATGCCCCCCGTTATCGATCTCATCGACGATCGCTGTCTGTATGTCTCAGCACCCATCGATGAGGTGGATGCTGCCCGCCTCAAGGTGGGGCAGTCTGCCCGGGTACTGCTCGACGCCATGCCCGGGCGCGATTTTGCCGCCACCGTCACCCGTATCGCCCCCTATGTGAAGGAGCTGGAGAAACAGGCCCGCACCGTCGAGGTGGAGGCGGCGCTCACTGCCCTGCCCGCCGATGTCCCCCTGCTTATCGGCTACAGCGCCGACCTTGAAGTCGAGGTGACCCGCGCCACCGATGTGCTGCGGGTAGCGGCCAGCAGCCGGGCCGACGATGGCAGTGTGCTGCGGCTGGAAGGGGATAAGCTGGTGCGGGTGGTGCCCCGCTGGGGCGTGGAGAACTGGAACTGGATTGAGGTGGCCGAGGGGCTCGCTACCGGTGATCGGCTGGCAGCCCAGCCCGGACAGATTGTCGGGGAGGGCCCTTTCAGCGCCGCCACGGAGCAGACGGATGAGTGA